Proteins from a genomic interval of Dehalobacter sp.:
- a CDS encoding YlmC/YmxH family sporulation protein — MRVSELRVLDIINIEDGRRLGPVIDLDLDLEKGIVKGIVIMASSRAKGFFGSGRTGDVFVPWEKVIKIGIDVILVDGRDLININY; from the coding sequence ATGAGAGTCTCTGAATTGAGGGTACTCGATATTATCAACATAGAGGACGGGCGGCGCCTAGGACCGGTCATCGACCTTGATCTGGATTTGGAAAAAGGGATTGTGAAAGGGATCGTTATCATGGCTTCCTCCCGGGCGAAAGGCTTTTTTGGCAGCGGGAGGACGGGCGACGTATTTGTTCCTTGGGAAAAAGTGATCAAGATCGGTATTGATGTAATCCTGGTCGACGGCAGGGATTTAATCAATATCAACTATTAA